In Trichoderma breve strain T069 chromosome 4, whole genome shotgun sequence, the following proteins share a genomic window:
- a CDS encoding glycosyl hydrolases family 43 domain-containing protein gives MRYWGCCLTLFGSIAQTTAHNSSYFNPVLAGWHSDPSCTVVDDTFYCVTSTFISFPGLPIYASKDLVDWKLVSHAWNRESQLPGASWGTPDQQNGMYAATIRHHDGEFFVICQYLNAPEGNIGVIFKSLDPYSNVAWSDPVRFKPSNIDPDLFWDDDGKVYSVMAGITLQEIDLETGDLSQPPLSVWNGTGGTYPEGPHLYKKDDWYYLMIAEGGTELNHSITIARSRNINGPYDSYVNNPILTARGTDDYFQTVGHGDLFQDQEGNWWGMCLSTRSGPDWSIYPMGREAVLFPATWNKDEWPILQRVKGKMNGWRLPPRNRDIPGTGPFNDDPDRYEFRLNSTIPPNLVYWRVPRQDTITTSNNGLRIVPSRSNLTGVIAASNSEADLSLSGRRGLSFIGRRQTHTIFDASVDLSFSPKEIDQEAGVTMFLTQFNHVDLGLVLLQNDDTAKPSLFLRFRAVSGGSTVDYLLTRLPDHWGNGSLRLEIQAHNTTHFTFSAMPSSEPHNRITVGAASGSLLSGNTGPFTGSLVGMFATCNGAGNNNTCPDGGNAYFQNWEYTGIAQYISNETAILL, from the coding sequence ATGAGATACTGGGGTTGCTGTCTTACGCTATTTGGCTCAATTGCACAGACAACAGCACACAATTCTTCTTACTTTAATCCCGTCCTCGCCGGCTGGCATTCCGATCCCTCATGCactgttgttgatgatacATTCTATTGTGTTACATCGACTTTCATATCTTTCCCTGGGCTCCCTATTTATGCTTCTAAAGATTTGGTCGACTGGAAGCTAGTAAGTCATGCCTGGAATCGTGAAAGCCAGCTTCCCGGCGCCAGTTGGGGCACCCCGGATCAGCAAAACGGTATGTACGCAGCGACGATTCGACACCACGACGGTGAATTTTTTGTCATTTGCCAGTACTTGAATGCACCGGAGGGCAACATCGGCGTTATTTTCAAGAGCTTAGATCCTTACAGCAATGTTGCCTGGAGCGATCCGGTACGATTCAAGCCTTCGAATATCGATCCCGACTTGTTctgggatgacgatggtAAAGTCTACTCGGTAATGGCAGGGATCACTCTCCAGGAGATTGACCTCGAGACGGGGGATTTGAGTCAACCGCCTCTAAGCGTTTGGAACGGCACCGGTGGAACATATCCTGAAGGACCCCACCTTTATAAGAAGGATGATTGGTATTACCTCATGATCGCAGAAGGTGGTACGGAGCTCAATCATTCCATTACAATCGCACGGTCACGGAATATCAATGGTCCATATGACAGCTACGTTAATAACCCTATCCTCACTGCTCGAGGTACGGATGACTATTTCCAGACTGTCGGCCATGGAGACCTcttccaagaccaagagggCAATTGGTGGGGAATGTGCCTCTCCACACGTTCTGGTCCAGACTGGAGCATCTATCCTATGGGACGAGAGGCGGTACTCTTCCCAGCAACGTGGAACAAGGATGAATGGCCAATATTGCAACGCGTAAAGGGAAAAATGAACGGATGGCGCTTGCCACCGCGAAATCGCGATATTCCTGGAACGGGGCCTTTCAATGATGACCCTGATCGATATGAATTCCGTCTAAATAGCACAATCCCACCCAATCTTGTATATTGGCGTGTCCCACGTCAAGATaccatcaccacctcgaACAATGGCCTGCGGATAGTACCAAGTCGAAGCAATTTGACCGGCGTCATTGCTGCCTCAAATTCAGAGGCAGACCTTTCATTGAGTGGCCGACGTGGTCTCTCTTTCATCGGCAGACGACAAACACATACCATTTTTGACGCTAGTGTTGATCTATCTTTCTCCCCTAAGGAAATCGATCAGGAGGCTGGTGTTACCATGTTCCTCACCCAGTTTAATCACGTTGATTTGGgtcttgtccttcttcaaaATGATGATACCGCCAAGCCGAGTCTCTTTCTTCGCTTCCGAGCTGTCAGTGGAGGTTCCACTGTGGACTACTTATTGACAAGACTGCCAGACCATTGGGGAAACGGCTCTTTGCGTCTCGAGATTCAGGCACATAATACAACTCATTTCACGTTTTCAGCTATGCCATCGTCAGAACCACATAACAGAATCACGGTGGGTGCTGCCTCGGGATCACTACTAAGTGGAAACACAGGTCCATTTACGGGAAGTCTAGTCGGCATGTTTGCGACCTGCAATGGAGCTGGGAATAACAATACCTGTCCAGATGGGGGTAACGCTTATTTTCAAAATTGGGAATATACAGGAATAGCTCAATATATATCCAATGAAACGGCTATCTTACTATAG
- a CDS encoding fungal specific transcription factor domain-containing protein, which produces MDIEHKRKRVAKACQKCRSMKSKCDGQRPACSRCQGYGYTCVYRLQRPRLRTGTDDRFNHSISERLPDLCDAIQLQERLLDHVISLLPSGPEQEAVLLKNASVKSQLDNAISSTKAEVLPQAVASESRSRSPSSHSDRSPGYLGEVSDIRFVNLVKKILQTQDGTAMTQNDFESYDQGESLLPSNRPSCPIILLPVFEEAKHYINAFFTTIHIAYPFIPESPFIQNYKALESHDTPQVQSCKSIFETALSYTICAIGAYYKTLPGKDETVGMLHEKLYSYALTLAPTSNMERSLGHVVLLLARCFYLLVVCKTESCWTVLGQAVRVAQSIGLHIENEEVDHIKPGHSPETEKRRRVWYSIYVLDRLLSLQLGRPPAIHDDDFNVPLPTRASDTEIDWAGELIEERDNSDASSGDYFLEVIAFSGIVGRVLRSLYRPRRSHFASEDLLTTEDLDRQLVEWKLALPRALRFDLGHTFEQLQTFKRQRNMLAIKYHHLRALIYRPYLCHPLLMHLADPTATISQLDWPLIRSYEKACISEARETARLLHGISSKEELVHGFPWWQMISCLVCASSILLVSSMFAEATLELSSEFDTAGLSDDAETCLKVFDALSIKSPGARIARDMMKALKDCGVRFSEYSAG; this is translated from the exons ATGGATATCGAACACAAGCGGAAGCGGGTTGCCAAAGCCTGTCAGAAATGCAGGTCCATGAAATCAAAG TGTGACGGACAACGGCCGGCATGCAGTAGATGTCAGGGCTACGGGTATACCTGCGTTTACCGCTTGCAGCGCCCTCGATTGCGGACTGGAACAGACGACCGCTTCAACCATAGCATTTCCGAGAGGCTACCGGACTTATGTGATGCAATACAACTACAAGAGAGATTGCTGGATCATGTTATTTCTCTCCTACCATCTGGTCCGGAACAAGAAGCGGTCCTTCTGAAGAACGCAAGTGTCAAATCGCAGCTTGACAACGCCATCTCTAGCACCAAGGCTGAAGTCTTACCGCAGGCAGTGGCTAGCGAGTCTCGTAGCAGATCACCTTCCAGCCATAGTGATCGGTCTCCAGGCTACTTGGGCGAGGTTAGCGATATTCGCTTTGTTAATCTCGTGAAAAAAATTCTGCAAACCCAAGATGGGACCGCGATGACACAAAATGATTTTGAGAGCTACGATCAAGGCGAGAGCTTATTACCGTCTAATAGGCCCTCTTGTCCCATCATCCTACTACCTGTCTTTGAGGAAGCTAAGCATTATATCAATGCTTTTTTTACCACCATCCATATTGCTTACCCTTTTATTCCCGAGTCGCCTTTCATACAAAATTATAAGGCGCTAGAAAGTCATGACACTCCCCAGGTTCAGAGCTGCAAGAGTATCTTCGAGACAGCGCTATCAT ATACAATTTGCGCCATTGGGgcttattataaaactttGCCTGGCAAGGACGAAACCGTAGGTATGCTGCACGAGAAACTTTACTCATACGCTTTAACTCTAGCACCAACTTCCAACATGGAACGATCACTCGGTCACGTCGTACTTCTTTTGGCGAGATGCTTCTACCTCCTGGTTGTGTGCAAGACAGAAAG TTGTTGGACAGTACTTGGCCAAGCAGTTCGTGTAGCTCAAAGCATTGGGCTGCACATAGAAAACGAGGAAGTAGACCATATAAAACCCGGTCATTCCCCAGAGACCGAAAAACGGCGCCGCGTGTGGTATTCCATCTATGTATTAGATCGACTTCTTTCATTACAGCTTGGTCGCCCCCCAGCgatccatgatgatgatttcaacGTCCCATTACCCACAAGAGCCAGTGACACCGAGATTGATTGGGCAGGCGAACTCAtcgaagagagagacaacaGTGATGCATCGTCGGGAGACTATTTCCTCGAAGTAATTGCCTTCTCGGGAATTGTCGGGCGAGTTCTCCGCAGCCTATATCGTCCTAGGAGAAGCCATTTCGCCTCGGAAGATTTGCTCACTACGGAAGACCTCGATCGACAACTTGTGGAATGGAAATTAGCCCTCCCGAGAGCTCTTCGTTTTGATCTAGGTCATACATTTGAGCAACTACAAACGTTCAAGAGACAG CGAAACATGCTGGCCATAAAGTATCACCATCTCAGGGCTCTCATCTACCGCCCGTATTTGTGTCACCCGCTTCTGATGCACCTGGCCGATCCAACTGCCACCATTAGCCAGCTAGATTGGCCGCTGATACGCTCGTACGAGAAAGCATGCATTTCGGAAGCACGGGAGACTGCACGGTTGCTACATGGGATCTCCAGCAAAGAGGAACTGGTTCATGGATTCCCATGGTGGCAGATGATATCATGCTTAGTATGCGCTAGCTCTATCTTGCTAGTATCTAGCATGTTTGCCGAAGCAACGCTTGAATTGTCGTCCGAGTTTGATACTGCCGGGCTGTCTGACGACGCAGAAACATGTCTCAAAGTTTTCGATGCCCTCAGTATAAAGTCACCAGGAGCGAGGATCGCGCGAGATATGATGAAAGCTTTGAAAGACTGCGGGGTGAGGTTTAGTGAGTATAGCGCCGGATAA
- a CDS encoding short chain dehydrogenase domain-containing protein: MYSSRIFASIGAVTVAALAINVLSAVKVYILPSKLKRYAHVSADGKHPWALVTGASDGIGRAFAEELALRGFNIVLHGRNQTKLDMGGENESQHPLDFNAIKDALQDLHLTVLINNAGGGARDPVYLSLSDSSEERITDNVTVNALFPLHLIRVLLPHLAQNSPALIMNISSLADAGLPLLASYSASKQFLMTLTRTIDLEIAFSGKAEIECLGVRVGNVTGVSHNRQSPSVFTPSAETMARAALDRAGRGHGVITGHWAHALQQAMMDFMPTFLARIVILNTIRERKEAELKSS; the protein is encoded by the exons ATGTACTCTTCCCGCATTTTTGCATCCATCGGCGCTGTTACGGTTGCTGCCCTCGCTATCAACGTCCTCTCCGCCGTCAAGGTCTACATCCTTCCCTCAAAGCTGAAGCGATATGCACATGTTTCAGCCGATGGCAAGCATCCGTGGGCCTTGGTGACTGGCGCATCAGACGGCATTGGCCGAGCTTTTGCTGAAGAGCTCGCGTTACGGGGCTTCAATATCGTTCTCCACGGCCGCAACCAGACAAAACTTGACATG GGCGGAGAGAACGAGTCACAACACCCGCTAGACTTCAATGCTATCAAAGACGCGCTTCAAGACTTGCACCTCACAGTCCTGATCAACAATGCGGGTGGCGGCGCCAGGGATCCCGTCTATCTCTCGCTGAGCGACAGTTCTGAGGAGCGCATTACCGATAACGTCACCGTCAATGCATTGTTTCCTCTGCATCTGATTCgtgttcttcttccgcatCTGGCGCAAAATTCGCCTGCCCTGATCATGAACATCAGCTCCCTAGCTGACGCTGGGCTTCCCTTGCTTGCCTCTTACAGCGCAAGCAAACAATTTTTAATGACTTTAACGCGTACTATAGACCTGGAAATTGCGTTCTCGGGCAAAGCAGAGATTGAGTGCTTGGGGGTCCGCGTTGGTAACGTCACTGGTGTATCGCATAATAGACAGTCTCCGTCAGTGTTCACGCCATCAGCCGAGACAATGGCTCGAGCGGCGCTAGATCGTGCCGGTCGCGGGCACGGGGTTATAACCGGCCACTGGGCGCATGCGCTGCAACAGGCTATGATGGATTTTATGCCTACGTTTCTAGCAAGAATTGTTATTCTTAATACCATTCGCGAGAGGAAGGAAGCCGAATTAAAATCGAGCTAA